The Medicago truncatula cultivar Jemalong A17 chromosome 7, MtrunA17r5.0-ANR, whole genome shotgun sequence genome includes the window TAATAATAAGGTGATTGAAAATATCCATTGGCAGCCACCTAGTTTAGGATGGATTAGGCTAAATATGGATGGAGCATCTAAGGGAGAAGGTATTGCAGGATGTGGAGGAGTTCTAAGGGGAGATAGTGGTGAGTGTATTTGTGGCTTTTCAAAAGGTTTAGGAGCATATAGTGCATATGTTGCGGAGCTTTGGGGTGTGTTTGAAGATTTGAAGTTCGCTCTATCTCATGGATTTCTCACGGTGGAGTTGCATGTTGATTCTCAAGTAGTGGTTAACACTATTTCTTTTGCAAAAGGTGGGTTGCCGATCAGGTGGACCTTGATTCAAAATATTAGAAGATTTTTGGAGTTGGATTGAGAGGTTAAAATTTGTCATTCATATAGAGAAGCAAACTCTTGTGCGGGTGCTTTGGCGAATTTGGGGTGTGATGATGGTTTTACTATGATTTTATATGAGTAATGTCCTGCTCAAGTTAGTTCCATTTATTTAGCTGGTTTTGTTGGAACTTATACTCGATGCTTAGTTAATCACTTAATCCTTAGTTTCTCTTTCTTTGAGCTTCGGCCCTCttgtattccaaaaaaaaaaaaaaaaaaaactcattaagaaagaaaagataatttgtttttggtaaacTAAATGTATCCTCCGCAAACACtaaatcaaatggttaaaagaCTCAAATATCTAGCTGTTATGTCACATAATTTTGTTCAGTTAAACCGTGATTCCACCTGGCACGCATAGCTTTGATGCCTTTGACTGCCATGATCGTTACATACCAaaagaaatcatttttttttttgctttcacaCTGGTTTTTGACCCACCAatggtggacgactaatccggctcatgcgtagaggcatgcacaCTGGACAAGTGTTGTtccccctgggaatcgaacccggtattccccaAATACGTCCTTGCAAGGAGTTCCTTGCCACTAGAGTCCAAATAACTTGATTTAAAGGAATATATTTAACATCGAAACAAATTATTCTTTTCTGTCCCCTTTactaattatttttacaatctTCAATAGTAGTACTGCAATAAATAATATGCTTATATATCATTCACTTAATAACTGTCCAAACATGATGATTGTTTGcaaaatgaaagagaaacaCGACCACACGAGATTCTTAATTTCTTGAATTCTTGTACTCTTGATTATGGCTTCTTGAAAGTGAACATTATAGTAGGTGATTACTTTTGTAATGTCAAGGCTTAATTAACAAAATTGATCATTTGATTAGTCCTAAGTGATTGGTATTATAGCCATTTAGCTAGGGGGTTGGTACATTACAAAGAAAAGCCAAAGGATTGATGGAACACTACCAcctaattatattaaatattaattaattgtactCATTTAGACCAagaattgtttaattttttcacTTTGTCTTTTTGCACTCGTCTTTCTTCCTTTATCCTTATTCTCCTATTTTTAGTTTCTGCGGAGTGTGCTTTAGTACTGTACTACAAAAAGAAGTATCTATAGGATTTCTGATACAGCCTTTCactttagattttattttggttcGAAAATTTTCCACTTACCTATtagatttttcttctttcatattACCCTGTGCTTTTCAGAACACTGCAACGTTCTGTAATGGTTGTTGACCCTACATAGTATGTATAAAAATAGGTGGCATTTCatatgggaaaggttaatcttTTTCTATCATGAGAAAGTTGAATTCAATGATTAAATTAAGTGAAAAACATATTATTAACATGCTCtttcaacactagattttttttcacaatatcttccaacaatttaaaaattctgaaaattaattttcagaaattaaaaaaatataaaaaaattcagataattttttttttttaaattctgtaattcatttattcaatgttagaattttttttttgaaaaaataaaaaaaaaaattgttcagaattttatttcaaaaaccttattttcttagaaaaataaaaaactttaatttcaaaatatttttttaggatttttattttatttttcagaatatcttattttattatgaaattaaaaaatatattctttttagaaaaataaaaacttatcttagtttccaaaattttatttttttcaaaaaaaaaaattctaacattcaataaatgaattacagaatttaaaaaaaaaaattatctgaatttttttatattttttcgatttttttaatttctgaaaattatttttcaaaatttttaaatggttggaagatagtgtaaagaaaaatctagtgttgagtgAGCATGTTAataatatgttcttcacttaatctaatcattgaatccaactccATGGAAAATGATTAACCTTTTCCATGTGAACACACACcataaaaataagataagatgTACACAAATAATGCCAACCACCAGGAAATTGAATTTATAGTAGCTATAAAACAAGcgtaatttttatgttttaaaataattgagtcATTTGATCATTTCATATAAAAGAAATATTCCTTAGAAAATTTATCGTATAACGTTACGCTTATCTCTTTGACTTTTACATTTAGAGTATAATAGGAAAAACTCAAGTCTTACATCGGATGATGAGACTCTTGATGAGATTTTATAAAGAGGATGCACTCCTCATCTCAcaaaccggttttgtaaggatgagatAGATCCCAAATTTTAACTAtagttaaatgtttattttggcttcatatatataaaacaaaacatttcaaaaaaaaaaatcacttttttttttaatcctctCAACTTTttacaaacaattaaaacagcGAGTTTGTtggtttataaattatatatgaagtCATTATATTCtctcaaagaaaaatatatatattttctctcaCTTCACTTTCATTAAACAAACACCCTCTCTACTAGTAGTAACCCTCAAATAAGGTTAACTACTTTTTTACCTACTTTTTTAATAGGCAAAATATAATAGTTATTGGAAATGCAAAAGTAAATAAGCTTTTCAATTGCTTATACTTTTATGAAACTTTTTGGATTTCAGCTCCTCTTGTTAGAAGCGACAAGAGGTAGACTTTTTATTATTCCCTTACCCattttaaatcaaaacaaaatacacGGCGAAGATATGGATATCCAAACTTATAGTTTTGTCATATATTTcaggattaaatatatttttagttcctataaatataccaacttttctttttagtctttaaattttttttcatcttcacttttggtccctcttttaaagtaaactcatatgtataatacatatttttgaataaaatttcgcagaaaaattcataatattataagtttctctcccaaaaaaattagaattttttaacaaaacatgaaatttaatataaatttttatatgtttgacggttaaaaattcataattaatttatgttttgttaaaaaattctaattttttgggaatattttttacaatattctacacatttttacacaatttcattaaaaaaatacaaaaattaacttaaaaaaatacaaaaattaacttaaaaatagggatcaaaattagtgattgaaaattttatagggactaaaagttgaaggaaaatattagagggactaaaacgaaaagttggtatatttatagggaccaaaaacatatttaaccctatattttatttttcaggaactttaatcatataattaatgatattaGCTCCAGGGATAAAGTATCCAAAAAAAtccccgtgaacttagctcaattggtagggatattgcatattatatgcatgggccggggttcgaatctcAAACACTTCACtttccacaatttaattgtgtgagctctagccacttacctacttgacaaaaaaaaatccaaaaagacACCTATATCAACCAAACAAAGCATCCAAAGATacctttaagtttgtaaaccatttttttatatatttattattcttttgataggatatatcaaaaaaaataaaattaggagaGCATATAGtatcaattaatttattaataggCCAAGAATATCTAATATTACTACATACTCTCATTCGGTTTCAACCCTTTTTCAACGATCAGGTAATTGGTGTCCAGATTCAACTATGAAACatatttagaaattaaaaataatgaacattATCGATGTGCAATTTTCAGCTCAAACAGTGGAATGGATATATTAGTTATGTGGTCCTTCAAATGTATATTATGTATGTATCAGAGGATCTACAATCTAGTGGTCCAGTGCATGACACTCTTTACTTGTTTCTCTTGGTGAATTGTAATATTATTCTTCTTGAAAGAGCCCTTGTGATCTTGACCCACTCTATAGATTATTGTTGATTCATTGCTTCACATAATTGAGCAGCAGCAACACACAAGTACATGGGGACCAATCtgtttattttagtaaaaatacTTTGCCATCACTAAaactttaaatatgtttttgtaaaatgtaaatattgaattaaaattatgtcacatccatattttaaaaattgggaAATGTtattgtgtgcaagtgtgagttatatgtcccacatcggataaaatagtaaaggttaAACATTTTATAAGTAGGAGGATCCATAAAtccattgccttaaggttttgggtaggAGTATGGTGCCTCTCTTACTTGTGTGATTGTTCTGACCTTGATGTGGACGGTCCCTTGAGCTCCCCTCATGACCCAACTCTGGTATGAGAGTACGCGCTCAACTTTGATGGGAGAGCAGAAGTGGATCTGGCGTTaagcaatttattatattatagaattgaaaaaccaaagcaaataaattattttgggtACAATACATTATACAAAATACTAATCCAAACTTGATGTTGACCTACCTATttcttactccctccgtttcaaaatacatgtccaatttttgcaatgtgcactattcacttgacttactttgaccatactttttaactaatatataaatacaaatattagcatgtaagatgttgtttgatttgtctcgacaaatattttcaaaatattaaatttttataattttttactttagaaaattaaagatattaacagtcaaaattatgcattggcatatgtgaagtggttgacttggacatgtattttgaaacggagggagtactttgtAGGTACTTAATTCAAAATTAACAACTCTGAAACGTGGGATGGGGATTTTTGTCTCATAGTCATCCCTGTCCCTCTCACGACACGAGAATCCTTCGTTTCTTGCCCCCATATTCCTTGTCCTCGTTATACTCGATTTTGTTTTCTCAAATTGCACCACTCTTACAATCTACGAGGTTTTTaataaccatttttttcttttaccacTCTTATGTTATGTTTATGTGTATATAACACACTTAACTTTTATCATTTGcataaaatagaaataactaTAATCAAATTCattgttattaatatattttgtatctttctttttttaataatacgcTAGtactatttgttttatttgatgatttggcataatcaaataaaagtgTCTGACTTTCTGATTTCTGATTGTCAATTGGAGACCCCACATTCCACAAATGGACAATATGGTCACGTGACCCATTTATTTGAAGCCAAAAAACACATTCAATGTGATGAGGTACACGCAATGAATTGCATATACATTAATCCTAAACAAGATTTGGGTGTTAGAAGGTCAATTCCATTCCTAAACGTTTCTTTGGATTCCATTTACAACGTTGAAAAACGTCATTTCTTTCCATCTGAGGTGAAAACTTTTATAATGTCAATGAGTAGGGTGGCAATGGCATCGTACTCTTGGGAGTTGGGTTGGGACAATACCTTCCAAATTACAACCTCGAAAGTAACACtcttttggttcaattttggAGGGGTTTCTAAATAAATGATGTAGAGgtcataaaaaaagagaaatgatgtACTAATATATTATTTACTAGTAACTTGTAATGGCTAAGGTGTTCCAATATAAATTCCTCATGGTCTAAAAGtatagttttttcatttttaaagaccaatttgtttatcaaatttttttctttctcaattatCAAGTCTAGTTCAAGTGATTAGTACATAGACCATAATGTGTGAATATTATAAACTTTTGGATTTTTAGACCATAATTCTTTTTGTTCTCAAGATCAAAATTGAGAATTCACTTGAAAAGTCAAAAtggacaaaataaaacaagggTGGGGTAGaaagttgaaacttgaaactaAGCACCAATCAAGGGTCATGCCTTATGGCTTATGGTATCTACCAAAAGGTGAAAACACAAACGCAATACAATGCATTTATAAACCTATATCAATAGAATTCTTTATGGCTATGATGACCTATTTCACGTAAATGTaacctttttttcctttccagcACATCAATATCTAGCGGTAATAATTTCTATTCTGAAACACACTTTAACACACTCATAAGTCATATATAGTTTTTCTATTCAAGAAAAACTAAACTAGTTTTCATTCAAACACACTTGAGTTTAACAATGGCCACTACTACATTCTGTATATTCCTATTCCTTCTTTCTATAACCTTCCAAATCTTCAACCTCACTTCATCTTCATTAGAAGTTGATACCCTTCTTTCCTTCAAATCCACCATTCAAGACTCTAAAAAAGCTTTATCAACTTGGTCAAACACTTCATCAAACCATTTCTGTAACTGGACTGGTATCTCTTGTTCTTCCACTACACCTTCTGATTCACTCTCAGTTACTTCTGTTAATCTTCAAAGCTTAAACCTATCTGGTGATATATCATCTTCTATATGTGACCTTCCTAGTCTTTCTTATCTCAACCTTGCTAATAACATCTTTAACCAACCTATTCCACTTCATCTTTCTCAATGTAGTTCATTAAAAAGTTTGAATCTAAGTAATAATCTTATTTGGGGTACTATCCCTTCTCAGATTTCTCAGTTTGTTTCTTTGTCAGTGCTTGATTTGAGTAGAAACCATATAGAAGGAAATATTCCAGATAGTTTAGGTTCATTGAAGAATCTTGAAGTGCTTAACATGGGAAGTAACTTGCTTTCTGGTGATGTACCTAACGTTTTTGGTAACTTGACTAAGCTAGAAGTTCTTGATTTGTCTATGAATCCTTACTTGGTGAGTGAGATTCCAGAAGATGTTGGTGAACTTGGAAATCTAAAGCAACTTTTGTTGCAGGGTTCTTCTTTTCAAGGTGAAGTTCCTGAGTCTTTGAAGGGTTTGATTAGTTTAACTCATTTAGATCTCTCTGAAAATAATCTAACTGGTGAAGTTTCAAAGACTCTTGTAAGTTCTCTCATGAACTTGGTTTCTTTTGATGTTTCACAAAACAAGCTTTTAGGTTCATTTCCAAATGGTTTATGTAAAGGAAAAGGGCTTATAAATCTAAGTCTTCATACAAATAGATTCACTGGTTTAATACCTAACTCAACTAGTGAATGTAAGAGTCTTGAGAGATTCCAAGTTCAGAACAATGGTTTCTCTGGTGATTTCCCTATTGTGTTATTTTCACTTCCTAAAATTAAGCTCATTAGAGGTGAAAACAATAGATTCACAGGAAAAATACCTGAGTCAATCTCAGAAGCTGTACAATTAGAGCAAGTTCAGCTTGATAATAACCTTCTTGATGGTAAAATTCCTTCAGGTCTTGGTTTTGTGAAAAGCTTATACAGATTTTCTGCTTCTCTAAATCATTTCTATGGTGAACTTCCACCTAATTTTTGTGACTCACCAGTTATGAGTATAGTGAATCTCTCACACAATTCTCTTTCTGGTTCTATCCCTCAGctgaaaaaatgtaaaaaactaGTTTCACTTTCTTTAGCAGATAACAGTTTAACAGGAGAAATTCCTAATTCTCTAGCTGAACTACCTGTGCTCACTTACCTTGATCTTTCTGATAACAATCTCACTGGTTCAATCCCACAAAGTCTTCAAAACTTGAAACTTGCTCTTTTCAATGTGTCATTCAATCAGTTATCAGGTAAAGTACCATACTATTTGATTTCTGGTCTTCCTGCATCCTTTTTGGAAGGAAATATTGGTCTTTGTGGCCCTGGATTGCCGAATTCATGTTCTGATGATGGAAAGCCAATACACCATACTGCTTCTGGTTTAATAACCTTAACCTGTGCTTTGATCTCTCTAGCATTTGTTGCTGGAACTGTTCTTGTTGCCAGTGGATGTATATTGTATAGGAGATCTTGCAAAGGGGATGAAGATGCGGTTTGGCGTTCGGTGTTTTTCTATCCACTTAGAATTACTGAGCATGATCTTGTTATAGGGATGAATGAGAAAAGCTCAATAGGAAATGGAGATTTTGGTAATGTTTATGTTGTGAGTTTACCTAGTGGTGATTTAGTATCTGTGAAGAAGTTGGTTAAATTTGGAAACCAGTCTTCAAAGAGTTTGAAAGTTGAGGTCAAAACATTGGCTAAAATTAGGCATAAGAATGTTGCCAAGATTCTTGGGTTCTGTCATTCTGATGAGTCAGTTTTTCTCATCTACGAGTACTTGCATGGTGGAAGCTTAGGGGATTTGATTTGTAGTCAAAACTTTCAGTTGCATTGGGGAATTAGATTAAAGATTGCTATTGGAGTTGCTCAAGGACTTGCATATCTTCACAAGGACTATGTACCACACTTGGTTCATAGAAATCTCAAGTCAAAGAACATTCTGTTGGATGTTAACTTTGAGCCAAAATTGACTCATTTTGCTCTTGATAAGATTGTTGGAGAAGCTGCATTTCAATCTACTTTGGATTCTGAAGCTGCATCTTCTTGTTACATTGCTCCAGGTATGATAAGTTATTATTAATAACGGTGACACTAATGTTCATATTACATTAGTAATTGTATTGTTTGTTGCATTGCAGAATATGGTTACAATAAGAAAGCAAGTGAGCAATTAGATGTATACAGCTTTGGTGTTGTATTGCTGGAGCTAGTTTGTGGAAGACAAGCAGATCAAAAAGATTCAAGTGACTCCTCACTTGACATAGTGAAATGGGTTAGAAGAAAAGTGAACATTACTAATGGGGTGCAACAAGTTCTTGATACTAGAACATCAAATACTTGTCACCAACAAATGATTGGTGCTTTAGATATTGCACTACGTTGCACTTCTGTGGTACCTGAGAAAAGGCCATCAATGTTAGAAGTTGTTAGAGGTCTTCAGTTCCTTGAGTCAAGGACTTGTGTAGCAAATTTGCAGGGTGCAAATGATGAACCCTCCATTCCAGtttgaaaatgaaacaaacacaaagacttgtatgtttttcttttgagtATTTGTATGTAAATTTTCAGCTTTATATTTcacatctttttattttttaaattgatgatttatgatataAAATGGTTTGGTAAATCACATTGTGAATGAGACTTTTCTTTCCATGACTGAAATGATTGAGTTTAGGTTGCTAATGTCATAATctaaaattgtttctttttagTAAAAAGGTCATTTTTTAAGTAAGATTTATAGCTTATTGCAATTAATACTTTTAATTGCTATAAATCTGGGTATGGATATTCGTAAACTTGAAACTAGCAAATTAAActtattggaattttttttttttttccttttatagaTTTTGTCATCATGAACATATATTTTATGTACTACTGGTGATAAATAATTGACAGGGCCGTCGCTAGGCATAGGACGGGGGTGCGATGGCCTAGGGggccaaaaaaataattttagggGTGGGGTGCATATAGCAAGACCTGGTTTTTTGGGAGTATGTTTAGCAAATTTCATTATGAGGCCCGACTACTTAATTGTCAAATATAAGATGATGGGCTGATCTGTTTAATTTTTTGCCCCTTTCAGTGtgatttgctatatatactcccatattaaaaatatatttctatatacacatttcctataaaaaaaatgtgtttttttgtttctaattatgTGTCAAGAAATTTATTATTCaagaaattgatgaattttttttgggccCTTTGTTACTAATCATGTGTCTcactaattataaaaatattggtaatatttattatccaagaaattgcgaga containing:
- the LOC11437332 gene encoding probably inactive leucine-rich repeat receptor-like protein kinase At5g06940 gives rise to the protein MATTTFCIFLFLLSITFQIFNLTSSSLEVDTLLSFKSTIQDSKKALSTWSNTSSNHFCNWTGISCSSTTPSDSLSVTSVNLQSLNLSGDISSSICDLPSLSYLNLANNIFNQPIPLHLSQCSSLKSLNLSNNLIWGTIPSQISQFVSLSVLDLSRNHIEGNIPDSLGSLKNLEVLNMGSNLLSGDVPNVFGNLTKLEVLDLSMNPYLVSEIPEDVGELGNLKQLLLQGSSFQGEVPESLKGLISLTHLDLSENNLTGEVSKTLVSSLMNLVSFDVSQNKLLGSFPNGLCKGKGLINLSLHTNRFTGLIPNSTSECKSLERFQVQNNGFSGDFPIVLFSLPKIKLIRGENNRFTGKIPESISEAVQLEQVQLDNNLLDGKIPSGLGFVKSLYRFSASLNHFYGELPPNFCDSPVMSIVNLSHNSLSGSIPQLKKCKKLVSLSLADNSLTGEIPNSLAELPVLTYLDLSDNNLTGSIPQSLQNLKLALFNVSFNQLSGKVPYYLISGLPASFLEGNIGLCGPGLPNSCSDDGKPIHHTASGLITLTCALISLAFVAGTVLVASGCILYRRSCKGDEDAVWRSVFFYPLRITEHDLVIGMNEKSSIGNGDFGNVYVVSLPSGDLVSVKKLVKFGNQSSKSLKVEVKTLAKIRHKNVAKILGFCHSDESVFLIYEYLHGGSLGDLICSQNFQLHWGIRLKIAIGVAQGLAYLHKDYVPHLVHRNLKSKNILLDVNFEPKLTHFALDKIVGEAAFQSTLDSEAASSCYIAPEYGYNKKASEQLDVYSFGVVLLELVCGRQADQKDSSDSSLDIVKWVRRKVNITNGVQQVLDTRTSNTCHQQMIGALDIALRCTSVVPEKRPSMLEVVRGLQFLESRTCVANLQGANDEPSIPV